The DNA sequence AGCTGCCCAGATTCCGATAGCAGTTGCTAAATCTCGAGGGTTGTGAAAAGTAGTACGAATTAAGGCTAGGGTGGCGGGCATAAGCGTGGCAGCCGCAAAGCCGAGAATGGCGCGAGCGCCAATAAGCCACCAGGGGCCAGGTGCAAAAGCAGCGGCGAAGGAGGCAATGGCAAAAACTATCAGTCCAATAAGCCACATGCGACGATGGCCGATTTTATCGCCTAGTGTGCCGGTGCCAAGTAGTAGTCCAGCAAGGACTAGCGGGTAGGCGTTAATAATCCATAAGTTTTGAAGTTCGGTAGTATGTAGCACTTCGCGTAATTCGGGTAGTGCGGTATACAAAATAGAATTATCTGCAGCAACAAGGAACAGCCCGCTGCTCAAGGTGGCTAAAAAGAGCCAGCGTCGAGTGGGGGATAGGCCGTCAGTAACAGGGGTGGATAGCATAGCCATAACTGTACCGAACGTTCGGTTTAGTTATTGTGGTCTGGCAGTATTTCGTCGTCGATCTCTCACTCTATCAACCATAAGAATACTGCGTGAGCCCGAACATGTTATCGGCGTGGGCGTTTCATTCAATGGCAATACCCAGCTACGGTGGAGGTTGTGAATAATAAACGTGGCTCAGGTTCTCGTCACCCTCGTCAAGGGGGGCGCCCGGCTCATCGTCCATTGTCGGCTCAGTCAGTGAGTCGTTCTGTTGGTGCGCGCAATGCTCGTCCGCGTCCAAAGTCTGCTTCGGCAGCGCGAGATGAGCATGTTTCGCGTGCCCGTAAAGAACAGGCTTCACGTGTAAAGCGAGTAGCTCCTGATCAGCGACGCAGATCTGTTCCCCCTCATTCACAAAGTGCCACCCACAGAGATCAGCGCGCTCGGCGTGCTCCATCTCCAGCTATGCGACGGGAGATTGCTGCACGAAATAAGGCTCGGCGAGCGGCAATCATTCGGCGGCGCAGGATGATGAAGCTCGTGTCATGGGTTGTGATAGGAGTTGGCCTTATTGTTGCGGTTATGTGGCTTATTGGTTTTTCGCTAAAGAAAATTGAAGAGCACGCTACCCCGCCAGATCCAGCAGTTGCGTTGGAACCGGTGCCCTGCCAAATAGATCAACTTTCTGCGAAGTTAAGCAGTCAGGGTAGGACAGCTGGACAGCCAGTTAATGTAGCTGTCACGATGAAGAATACTCGCGGGAAAGTGCCGTGCGTGATGGAAACATCGGCGAAAGATTTTACTCTCACGCTGAAAACCGGCAAAGCAACAGTGTTCGATTCACGGGCATGCGAAGCAGGCATTTCTGCTCCACGGCTATTACTGAGTAAGGATATGGAGACAACCCAGACCTTTACGTGGAATGGTATGTATTCCGGCCAAGTGTGTTCGACGGCGGGGCCAGCTGCTCCCGGAACGTATGTTGCGCATGTTAAATATATGGGTGAGGAACTAACGGCAAAAGGCTATGTTTTTGAGCTTCAAGCGCCACCGGCACCGGAAGCCAAGCCTGCTGAGTAATAGTCACATCTTTATGAAGTCATAGGTAAAACTGATTTTACTGCTTCTTTCACATCTGTAATGCGCCGAATAACAAGGTTGCCGGCAGGCTTTATCGCATCGGCACTTGCCGGAATTAATGCAGTGGTAAAACCAAGCCGTTGAGCTTCATTGAGCCGTTGCTGTAACCCAACAACAGGACGCAATTCTCCAGTAAGCGAGACTTCGCCAATCGCAACAACTCCGGGAGCAAGTGGTAAATCTGCTGCAGCTGAGGCCAAGGCAAGAGCACTCGCAATGTCGACACTTGGTTCAGTCGCTTTAGCGCCACCAACAGTAGAGACAAAAACATCTGACCGATCATAGGCAATGCCAAGACGTGATTGAAGAACAGCTAACATCATGGCAACTCGGGAAGAATCAACACCGGAGGTGGTACGCCGTGGTGGCCCACCAGCGGGCACCCGTAAAGCTTGAACTTCAACTGGCATTGGCCGGCGCCCCTCTAATGTGATAGTGACGCATGTTCCTGGCACAGTGAGATTGCGCGCGCTTAAAAATAATCCGGAGGGATCAGCAAGTCCGCGGATGCCAGAATCAATTAACTCAAAGCAGCCCACTTCATCGGTGGCGCCATAACGATTTTTCACTGCTCGCACCATTCGCAACCGCGAATGCTTATCGCCTTCAAACTGGCAGACCACATCAACAAGATGCTCCAACACACGCGGGCCGGCAATCGAGCCTTCCTTGGTAACGTGACCAACCACAATAATAGGTAAATCTGAACTTTTAGCCCGATTAACCAAGGCGGCGGTAACAGCACGCACCTGTGCTACACCACCGGCTGCCCCCTCAACGTCAGGATCGGCAATAGTTTGTACCGAATCAACAATCAACAACGATGGTTGGGATGCTTCTACATGCCCTAATACACGGGCCAGATCAGCCTCTGCCGTAAGTAAAAGATGTGGGTGCAAAGCACCAATACGTTCGGCACGGGACCGAACCTGCGATGCTGATTCTTCTCCCGTGACATACAAGACCGGATTCTTTCCAGTATTAACAGCCTCTGCTGCGGCCTTGGCTGCCACATCAAGCAACAAGGTAGATTTGCCAACGCCGGGCTCACCAGCTAATAAAATAACAACTCCAGGGACGATACCGCCGCCCAATACTCGATCAAGCTCACTTACTCCAGTAGGAGACTTAATAGATGCTTGGCTACTAACATCAGTGATGGGTTGCGCAGGGGTATGTGGTGTTAACGGAGCAACGGCACGCGCAATACTCGCGCCACCATGTTCAATAACCGTGCCCCATTGCTGGCATTCGCCGCAACGGCCAACCCATTTTGAGGTGGTCCAGCCACATTCGCTACATACAAAAGATGCTTTAGTTTTTGCCATACTCTCAGCCTACTGCCACCCTCCGACATACTATGGTGAACACTGACTTATACTCGGTTAGCAAAAGTTTCTAACAGGACAGGTTCTCCGGAAACAATGAGTGTATCCCCACTTGAGACAAGCGTTTGCGGAGTAGCGTATTCGAAGGGCTGGCCGTGAGACTTTACACCGATAACGCGCACACCAAAACGCTCTTGGATACGACTTTGTTCAAGAGTGAAACCAATCATGTCCTTTGGTGGCAGCATTTTTACAATGGTGAACTGGTCTTCCATTTCAATATAGTCAAGCATCTTGCCAGAAACCATGTGTGCCACGCGCTGTCCAGCATCGTATTCTGGGTAAACAACGTGGTTAGCTCCGATGCGTCGCAAAATTGTGCCATGCTCACGCGAGGTAGCTTTAGCCCAAATCTCTCGCATACCCATATCAACCAAATTGGCAGTTATTAAAACACTTGCCTCTAGTGAGGTACCAACACCGACAACCGCAATTTGAAAATCTTGCGCTCCAAGCTGATGCAAGGCTTCAGCTGAGCGTGCATCGGCTTCAACAACACGGAACCGATGTGACCACTGTTGGGCCAAATCGGGATCGGATTCAACTGCGAGGACATCGCGCCCCAATTTATCGAGCGTTACCGCGATGGCTGACCCGAATCGTCCTAATCCAATAACTAAGACGGCGTCTGGACTTTCGTTTGGAACCCGTGCCATGCTTACTCCCTCTAGGAAAAATACAACCAGTATTTACCTTAGCCGATTTTGAAAGTTGATTAACCGATTACTGGGCGTTCTTCAGGTAGCCGAATGACTCGACGACGATTGCGCAGTGCAAGTGCGGCAGCTAATGTCATGGTTCCCACCCGGCCCAGATACATCAGCACGACGAGAATAATTTTGGCAGAATCGGGCAAAATTGGCGTGATTCCAGTTGATAGGCCGCATGTTGCGAAGGCGGAAATTACTTCAAAAAGAACTTGAGCAAAAGATAAATCCGTTATGTGGGTAATAGCTAAAGTTGCACTGCCAACGAGGAACGCGCCGAGGAAGGTTGCGGAAATAGCCAGCCGCACGACGTCGGGCGGAATACGTTTCCCGAACGCCTCAGTATCACGATCTCCGCGTGCTTCAGCCAAAATCGCTAGCGCTAAAACAGCAAAAGTAGTGACTTTAATTCCACCACCGGTTGAAGCCGAGCCGCCTCCGATAAACATCATAACGTCAATAAAAAACCATGTTGA is a window from the Arcanobacterium buesumense genome containing:
- the radA gene encoding DNA repair protein RadA, with protein sequence MAKTKASFVCSECGWTTSKWVGRCGECQQWGTVIEHGGASIARAVAPLTPHTPAQPITDVSSQASIKSPTGVSELDRVLGGGIVPGVVILLAGEPGVGKSTLLLDVAAKAAAEAVNTGKNPVLYVTGEESASQVRSRAERIGALHPHLLLTAEADLARVLGHVEASQPSLLIVDSVQTIADPDVEGAAGGVAQVRAVTAALVNRAKSSDLPIIVVGHVTKEGSIAGPRVLEHLVDVVCQFEGDKHSRLRMVRAVKNRYGATDEVGCFELIDSGIRGLADPSGLFLSARNLTVPGTCVTITLEGRRPMPVEVQALRVPAGGPPRRTTSGVDSSRVAMMLAVLQSRLGIAYDRSDVFVSTVGGAKATEPSVDIASALALASAAADLPLAPGVVAIGEVSLTGELRPVVGLQQRLNEAQRLGFTTALIPASADAIKPAGNLVIRRITDVKEAVKSVLPMTS
- a CDS encoding potassium channel family protein; amino-acid sequence: MARVPNESPDAVLVIGLGRFGSAIAVTLDKLGRDVLAVESDPDLAQQWSHRFRVVEADARSAEALHQLGAQDFQIAVVGVGTSLEASVLITANLVDMGMREIWAKATSREHGTILRRIGANHVVYPEYDAGQRVAHMVSGKMLDYIEMEDQFTIVKMLPPKDMIGFTLEQSRIQERFGVRVIGVKSHGQPFEYATPQTLVSSGDTLIVSGEPVLLETFANRV